The Triticum aestivum cultivar Chinese Spring chromosome 7B, IWGSC CS RefSeq v2.1, whole genome shotgun sequence genome window below encodes:
- the LOC123159803 gene encoding protein PHOSPHATE-INDUCED 1, whose translation MAKRNLLLLALMALATNLAAASVATSTRKLMFLVQPQPNLLTYHNGAVLHGDIPVSVLWYGRFTAAQKAIVSDFLLSLSAAPRASPAPSVSQWWSSIHQLYLSKAAAVGKNGEHGADATKAARVVMSGQVSDEACSLGKSLKLSQLPALAAKARPAKGGIALVLTAQDVGVEGFCMSRCGRHGTVDAKSGTAYVWAGNPATQCAGQCAWPFHQPAYGPQAPPLAAPNGDVGMDGLIINVASMVAGAVTNPFGDGFYQGEREAPLEAATACPGVYGKGAYPGYAGQLLVDGATGASYNAHGAHGRKYLLPALFDPATSACSTLV comes from the coding sequence ATGGCCAAGAgaaacctcctcctcctggcgctaaTGGCGCTCGCCACAAACTTGGCGGCCGCGTCGGTTGCCACGAGCACGAGGAAGCTCATGTTCCTGGTCCAGCCCCAGCCGAACCTCCTCACGTACCACAACGGCGCCGTGCTGCACGGCGATATCCCCGTCTCCGTCCTCTGGTACGGCCGCTTCACGGCTGCGCAGAAGGCCATCGTCTCCGacttcctcctctccctctccgccgcgcCCCGCGCGTCCCCGGCGCCGTCCGTGTCCCAGTGGTGGAGCAGCATCCACCAGCTGTACCTCTCCAAGGCGGCGGCCGTCGGCAAGAACGGCGAGCACGGCGCCGACGCCACCAAGGCTGCGCGAGTGGTCATGTCCGGCCAGGTCTCCGACGAGGCGTGCTCGCTCGGGAAGAGCCTGAAGCTGTCCCAGCTCCCGGCGCTGGCGGCGAAGGCGAGGCCCGCGAAGGGCGGCATCGCGCTGGTGCTCACGGCGCAGGACGTGGGCGTGGAGGGCTTCTGCATGAGCCGGTGCGGCCGGCACGGGACCGTGGACGCCAAGTCCGGCACGGCCTACGTGTGGGCCGGCAACCCGGCGACGCAGTGCGCCGGGCAGTGCGCGTGGCCGTTCCACCAGCCGGCGTACGGGCCCCAGGCGCCGCCGCTGGCGGCCCCAAACGGCGACGTGGGCATGGACGGGCTCATCATCAACGTGGCGAGCATGGTGGCCGGCGCGGTGACCAACCCGTTCGGCGACGGGTTCTACCAGGGGGAGCGCGAGGCGCCGCTGGAGGCCGCGACGGCGTGCCCGGGGGTGTACGGCAAGGGCGCGTACCCCGGGTACGCCGGCCAGCTGCTGGTGGACGGGGCCACCGGAGCGAGCTACAACGCCCACGGCGCGCACGGGAGGAAGTACCTGCTCCCGGCGCTGTTCGACCCCGCCACCTCCGCCTGCTCCACGCTGGTGTAG